A genomic segment from Clostridia bacterium encodes:
- the xylA gene encoding xylose isomerase, with product MKEYFAGINKIKFEGSDSTNPLAFKYYDANRTVAGKRMKDHLRFAVSYWHTFTGNGTDPFGQPTMERAYNGLEGIELSKARVEAAFEFMTKLGIEFFCFHDLDIAPEGNSLQEKLDYLDTIVVLIEEKMKETGIKCLWGTTNAFGNPRFMHGAATSPNADVFAFAAAQVKKALDITHRLGGQNYVFWGGREGYETLLNTDVALENDNFARFLKMAKDYARKIGFEGQFLIEPKPKEPTKHQYDFDAMTVLGFLRKYNLIDDFKLNIEANHATLAGHTFQHELVMSRVNGVLGSIDANQGDVLLGWDTDQFPTNIYDATMCMYEVLKNGGIAPGGLNFDAKVRRGSFQPDDLFISYIVGMDTFAKGLLTADKLLTEGALENFVANRYASFTEGIGKKIIENKTSFEELAEYALLHDHIALQSGRQEMLEDIVNRYIYKA from the coding sequence ATGAAAGAATACTTTGCAGGTATTAACAAAATCAAATTTGAAGGTTCAGATTCAACCAATCCACTTGCTTTTAAATATTATGATGCCAATCGCACTGTTGCAGGTAAGAGGATGAAAGATCATTTAAGATTTGCGGTCAGCTATTGGCATACATTTACAGGCAATGGAACAGATCCCTTTGGCCAGCCGACAATGGAAAGAGCCTATAACGGCTTGGAAGGCATCGAATTGTCTAAGGCAAGAGTTGAAGCGGCATTTGAATTTATGACGAAGCTGGGGATTGAATTCTTCTGTTTTCATGACTTGGATATTGCACCTGAAGGGAATTCACTGCAGGAAAAGCTGGACTACCTTGACACTATTGTTGTACTTATTGAGGAAAAAATGAAAGAAACAGGAATAAAATGTTTATGGGGCACCACCAACGCATTCGGCAATCCGCGCTTCATGCATGGTGCAGCCACTTCTCCAAATGCGGATGTATTTGCATTTGCAGCGGCACAAGTGAAGAAGGCATTGGATATTACACATCGTTTGGGTGGGCAAAACTATGTTTTCTGGGGTGGCCGTGAGGGCTATGAAACTTTACTTAATACTGATGTTGCACTGGAAAATGACAACTTTGCCAGATTTCTAAAAATGGCAAAAGACTATGCAAGAAAGATTGGGTTTGAAGGACAATTTCTGATTGAGCCAAAACCAAAGGAGCCAACAAAGCATCAATACGATTTTGATGCAATGACAGTTCTTGGATTTTTGAGGAAATATAATCTTATTGATGATTTTAAATTGAATATTGAAGCAAATCATGCAACACTGGCAGGGCATACTTTTCAGCATGAATTGGTAATGTCCAGAGTCAATGGGGTATTGGGCAGCATTGATGCGAATCAGGGAGATGTGCTGCTGGGCTGGGATACAGATCAATTCCCGACCAATATCTATGACGCGACAATGTGTATGTATGAGGTGCTTAAGAATGGAGGAATTGCACCAGGAGGACTAAACTTTGATGCAAAGGTGAGAAGAGGATCCTTCCAACCGGATGATTTATTCATTTCATATATAGTTGGCATGGACACTTTTGCGAAGGGATTATTGACAGCCGATAAGCTTCTGACTGAAGGAGCGTTGGAAAACTTTGTGGCCAATCGTTATGCAAGCTTTACAGAAGGCATTGGCAAGAAGATTATAGAAAATAAAACAAGCTTTGAAGAGCTTGCAGAATATGCACTCCTGCATGATCATATTGCGCTTCAGTCCGGACGTCAGGAAATGCTGGAGGATATTGTAAACCGATATATTTACAAGGCATAG
- a CDS encoding ROK family transcriptional regulator, which produces MIKLETLSQDQIKVMNRANIIKIIKKYGEITKQDIAAALNLSIPTVTTNTNQLIEEGLVEAAGVGDSTGGRKPMILKFVENARYSVGVNISPDSVGILLINLNNTIIGETSFIYEKVYSFSRLLTRLEVEIENLLTRNHIDKEKVSGVGISLPGLVDEDRLILENAPNIAVRDFDFNEFQNRLQMKVFIENEANVAAYAEIEMGKTANMRNVVYVSITEGIGTGIIIDQHIYKSTKKKAGEFGHMKVSDESSYCNCGRTGCWELTASKKALFRYYHEFTGSSTASLDQIFSEESFNTPAVQAAVEKYIDCLFVGIENIILGLNPEFVIIGGELGKYEKEMLELINRADHMKSSFVEYEGTKVVFSALKDKGSLIGAALMPFEELFNYVRNII; this is translated from the coding sequence ATGATTAAATTGGAGACATTAAGTCAGGATCAAATCAAAGTAATGAATAGAGCAAACATTATCAAAATTATTAAGAAATATGGCGAGATAACGAAACAAGATATTGCAGCTGCACTTAATTTAAGTATTCCAACTGTAACTACCAATACGAATCAATTGATAGAAGAAGGTCTTGTTGAAGCAGCAGGTGTGGGTGACTCAACTGGCGGAAGAAAGCCTATGATTCTTAAATTTGTGGAAAATGCAAGATATTCGGTTGGAGTAAACATTTCGCCTGACAGCGTTGGAATATTGCTTATCAATTTGAATAATACAATCATTGGTGAAACTTCTTTTATCTATGAAAAAGTGTATTCCTTTTCAAGGTTATTAACGCGCTTGGAGGTTGAGATTGAAAATCTGCTGACACGTAATCATATTGATAAAGAGAAGGTTTCCGGCGTGGGTATTTCGCTGCCTGGGCTGGTTGATGAGGATCGGCTTATTTTAGAGAATGCCCCCAATATAGCGGTAAGGGATTTTGATTTTAACGAATTTCAGAATCGCTTACAAATGAAGGTTTTTATTGAAAACGAGGCAAATGTGGCTGCATATGCTGAGATAGAGATGGGAAAGACTGCAAACATGCGTAATGTGGTTTATGTATCCATCACGGAAGGCATAGGCACGGGCATCATAATTGATCAGCATATATATAAAAGCACAAAAAAGAAGGCTGGGGAGTTTGGGCATATGAAGGTCTCAGATGAAAGCAGCTATTGCAACTGTGGACGGACAGGCTGCTGGGAGCTCACTGCCTCAAAAAAAGCACTATTTAGATACTATCACGAATTCACAGGATCAAGTACAGCTTCTTTGGATCAGATTTTTTCTGAAGAAAGCTTCAATACGCCTGCTGTTCAAGCTGCAGTCGAAAAGTACATAGATTGTCTTTTTGTAGGGATAGAAAATATTATCTTAGGCTTGAATCCGGAATTTGTGATTATTGGAGGAGAGCTGGGCAAGTATGAAAAGGAAATGCTTGAGTTGATTAATCGTGCAGATCATATGAAGAGCAGCTTTGTAGAATATGAAGGTACAAAAGTAGTCTTCTCAGCTCTGAAGGATAAGGGTTCATTAATAGGGGCAGCGTTGATGCCCTTTGAAGAGCTATTCAACTATGTCAGAAATATCATATAA
- the xylB gene encoding xylulokinase codes for MYFLGIDLGTSSVKVLAANDNNEILGDVTKEYPVYFPQDKWAQQDPTDWWKQTVIAIKELMHNLNIPNDQVRAIGFSGQMHGLVALGAQNEVLTPAILWCDQRTQAECDEITAFFGQDKLSRCTGNKALTGFTAPKILWVKKNLPEVFAKIRHILLPKDYVRFMLTGDYATDVSDASGMLLLDVRNRRWAQEMLDFLEINESQLPILYESYEVTGVVTEPVKAELGLKGEILVVGGAGDQAAGAIGTGTVKDGIVSITLGTSGVVFAAHEFFAVDEKNRLHAFCHANGKYHSMGVMLSAANCLKWWAETIHPSVGFDTLLEEAANTEPGSSRTVFLPYLMGERTPYSDPDAKGCFVGMSTTTTRGHMTRAVLEGVAFGLFDSLRILEELEVPIKQVRVIGGGAKSALWKQILADVFSLEIQEINTNQGGALGAAILAAVGAKRYATVDEGCNAMIKVVNRTNPIRENVERYKSIYPLYVDLYSDLKKWFEKSARI; via the coding sequence ATGTATTTTTTAGGTATTGATTTGGGAACCTCATCCGTTAAGGTATTAGCTGCAAATGATAATAATGAGATCCTTGGGGATGTGACTAAGGAGTACCCTGTATATTTTCCTCAGGACAAATGGGCACAGCAAGACCCAACTGATTGGTGGAAGCAAACGGTTATAGCTATCAAAGAATTGATGCATAACCTGAATATTCCTAATGACCAAGTGCGTGCAATCGGCTTCAGCGGACAAATGCATGGGTTGGTCGCATTAGGTGCCCAAAATGAGGTTTTAACACCGGCGATTTTGTGGTGTGATCAGAGAACACAGGCGGAATGTGATGAAATAACGGCTTTTTTTGGACAGGATAAACTGAGTCGCTGTACAGGAAACAAAGCATTGACTGGCTTTACAGCGCCCAAGATTTTATGGGTCAAAAAGAATTTACCGGAGGTCTTTGCTAAGATTAGGCACATTCTGCTGCCAAAGGATTATGTTCGGTTCATGCTGACAGGCGATTACGCCACGGATGTATCCGATGCTTCCGGAATGCTTCTGCTTGATGTAAGAAACAGACGGTGGGCACAGGAAATGCTAGACTTTCTGGAGATAAATGAATCGCAGCTGCCTATACTATATGAATCCTATGAAGTGACAGGTGTTGTTACGGAGCCGGTGAAAGCTGAATTGGGTTTAAAGGGCGAGATTCTTGTTGTCGGAGGCGCAGGTGATCAAGCAGCCGGTGCGATAGGAACTGGAACTGTCAAAGACGGGATTGTTTCTATAACACTGGGAACCTCCGGTGTCGTCTTTGCAGCACACGAATTCTTTGCGGTTGATGAAAAGAATAGGTTGCATGCCTTCTGCCATGCCAATGGGAAATATCATTCAATGGGCGTAATGCTATCAGCAGCAAACTGTTTGAAATGGTGGGCGGAGACGATTCATCCCAGTGTTGGCTTTGACACATTGCTGGAAGAAGCGGCAAATACTGAGCCTGGAAGTAGTCGGACTGTTTTTTTGCCTTATCTTATGGGGGAAAGAACGCCTTACTCTGATCCTGATGCAAAAGGCTGCTTTGTAGGAATGTCAACGACGACAACGAGAGGGCATATGACGAGAGCGGTCTTGGAGGGTGTTGCATTTGGATTATTTGACTCATTAAGAATATTAGAAGAGCTTGAGGTTCCAATTAAGCAGGTACGCGTTATCGGTGGCGGCGCCAAGAGTGCTTTATGGAAACAAATCCTGGCAGATGTATTTTCCCTTGAGATTCAAGAAATCAATACCAATCAAGGGGGGGCATTGGGAGCGGCAATCTTGGCTGCTGTTGGCGCTAAACGGTACGCAACTGTTGATGAAGGGTGCAATGCTATGATTAAAGTTGTAAATAGGACCAACCCTATTCGTGAAAATGTGGAGAGATATAAAAGCATATATCCCCTTTATGTTGATTTATATTCAGACTTGAAAAAATGGTTTGAAAAGAGTGCTAGAATCTAG
- a CDS encoding DUF362 domain-containing protein — protein sequence MKKSKVVFTNMRTKPGMGILDKLERVVKEAGMSSIDFKDKFTAIKIHLGEPGNLAYIRPNYAAVIVRIIKELGGMPFLTDSNTLYTGGRSNAVDHLQSAMENGFNSIQTGCNVIIADGLKGTDYREIEINQKHCKTAKIGTAIADADIIVSMNHFKGHEMTGFGGAIKNIGMGSGSRGGKLEMHSASKPVINKENCASCGQCIKSCAQKAIKFVDKKADINFDACVGCGQCVAVCRFDAAEVKWDEAADTANEKISEYAYAVINGKPSFHINFIMNVSPYCDCWDTNDLAIVPDIGIAASFDPIALDKACVDMVNAAQVVKGSVLEDKHYHQGDKFSHIHSNTDWKTGLKHGEEIGLGTMEYELITL from the coding sequence ATGAAGAAATCAAAGGTTGTTTTTACTAATATGAGAACTAAACCTGGGATGGGTATACTCGATAAGCTGGAGAGGGTTGTAAAAGAAGCGGGTATGAGTAGTATAGATTTTAAAGACAAGTTTACAGCGATAAAAATCCATTTGGGTGAGCCTGGAAATCTCGCATACATAAGACCTAATTATGCTGCCGTTATTGTAAGAATTATAAAGGAACTAGGTGGTATGCCATTTTTAACTGATTCAAACACCCTTTATACCGGAGGTAGATCTAACGCTGTAGACCATTTGCAGTCGGCAATGGAAAATGGCTTTAATAGTATACAAACAGGCTGCAACGTCATAATTGCTGACGGGTTGAAAGGAACAGATTATAGAGAGATAGAAATTAATCAAAAGCACTGCAAAACTGCTAAAATAGGAACTGCAATAGCTGATGCTGATATAATTGTTTCAATGAATCATTTCAAAGGTCATGAGATGACAGGGTTTGGAGGAGCAATTAAGAATATTGGGATGGGATCCGGTTCAAGAGGGGGAAAGCTTGAAATGCATTCAGCCTCAAAGCCGGTAATCAATAAGGAAAACTGTGCAAGCTGCGGACAATGTATAAAAAGCTGCGCTCAAAAGGCTATAAAGTTTGTTGATAAAAAGGCAGATATCAATTTTGACGCATGTGTTGGGTGCGGGCAATGTGTTGCAGTATGCAGATTCGATGCAGCTGAAGTTAAATGGGATGAAGCGGCTGATACGGCTAATGAAAAGATTTCAGAATATGCTTATGCTGTTATTAATGGGAAACCTTCATTTCATATAAATTTCATAATGAATGTGTCACCGTACTGTGATTGCTGGGATACTAATGACTTGGCAATAGTGCCTGATATTGGTATTGCAGCATCCTTTGATCCGATTGCTTTAGATAAAGCCTGTGTAGATATGGTAAATGCTGCGCAAGTGGTAAAGGGCTCTGTTCTGGAGGATAAGCATTATCATCAAGGAGATAAATTCAGTCATATTCACAGCAATACTGATTGGAAAACCGGACTTAAACATGGTGAAGAAATAGGACTTGGTACTATGGAGTATGAATTAATAACATTATAA
- a CDS encoding SIMPL domain-containing protein (The SIMPL domain is named for its presence in mouse protein SIMPL (signalling molecule that associates with mouse pelle-like kinase). Bacterial member BP26, from Brucella, was shown to assemble into a channel-like structure, while YggE from E. coli has been associated with resistance to oxidative stress.) produces the protein MSKKIMLIAALAFVFTFGTIASGFSLIGNADDPKVPQKTISVSSEGIVKVKPDMVYINVGVQTENKSSKVAQQENATKMNKVMQVLKDLKIADSDIKTSQYTIYPIETYSEKDQRSYVTGYRVINTLEVTIRDISKVGAAIDAVTANEANTVSNIRFTVADPDKYYLQALANATVKAKAKADVLAKQFGIKIDMPSQINETGGGYNPPIMYTSMDSVKSGVAAAPATSISSGELEIRASVGLVYAY, from the coding sequence ATGAGTAAAAAGATTATGTTAATAGCTGCTTTAGCATTTGTATTTACATTTGGAACAATAGCCAGCGGGTTTTCGCTAATTGGCAACGCTGATGACCCGAAAGTGCCGCAGAAAACAATTTCAGTTAGTTCAGAGGGCATCGTAAAAGTGAAACCGGATATGGTTTACATCAATGTTGGTGTTCAAACAGAAAATAAAAGCTCAAAAGTGGCTCAGCAGGAGAATGCAACAAAAATGAATAAGGTTATGCAAGTATTAAAAGATCTTAAAATTGCAGATTCAGATATTAAAACTTCCCAGTATACAATCTATCCCATTGAGACATATTCTGAAAAAGATCAACGTTCCTATGTAACAGGCTATAGAGTAATTAATACTTTGGAAGTAACAATCAGAGATATTTCAAAAGTTGGAGCTGCTATTGATGCAGTAACAGCAAATGAAGCAAACACAGTTTCTAATATCCGCTTTACAGTAGCCGATCCTGATAAATATTATCTGCAGGCTCTCGCGAATGCAACAGTTAAGGCAAAAGCAAAGGCTGATGTATTGGCAAAACAGTTTGGAATTAAGATAGATATGCCATCACAGATTAATGAAACCGGCGGCGGTTACAATCCTCCAATAATGTATACAAGTATGGATAGTGTAAAATCCGGCGTTGCTGCAGCACCTGCGACAAGCATTTCTTCCGGAGAATTGGAAATAAGAGCATCAGTAGGCTTAGTTTACGCATATTAG
- a CDS encoding MFS transporter produces MTFKDLPGNIKVRLFTSFYTRIVYVSVMPFMALFFSDRLGKVFAGTFLLVTTLASFIFRLWGGYIADRTRRKTVLVASNIAGSVLMVLMTICLLPSNDFIYVFAALYLIWSIVSSMGGPAMNALILDSTDTENRKRVYVISYWLDNISVSVGIALGGLMYKNHRLELFAMLSLALTITSLIFIFFLKDNQVNLLERTHINPFRDILSNYATAVRDKKYLKYVIGLIFFFSAEFAVSNYIGIRLKETFHPVSFLGLQIDGVRMMSAITIENTLVVISLTFLISSLVERVPKPKAYILGIMFYGLGYAALNVVNTWYGVLLFGLFAVLGELICVPIHMTEQARLIPDDKRASYIAFGSLSFSGGDMLGRLGIVLGAYLIAPMMAIYTGCVVALGAFLVSASFFREEQKNVKDIDAGYDV; encoded by the coding sequence ATGACATTTAAAGATTTACCGGGAAATATTAAAGTGAGGCTGTTTACATCCTTCTACACAAGGATTGTATATGTATCTGTAATGCCCTTCATGGCATTGTTTTTCTCAGACCGCTTGGGCAAAGTCTTTGCAGGGACGTTTCTATTGGTTACCACACTAGCCAGTTTTATTTTCAGGCTTTGGGGCGGGTATATTGCTGATAGGACTAGACGAAAGACAGTATTGGTTGCGTCGAATATTGCTGGTTCGGTGCTGATGGTATTAATGACTATATGCTTGCTTCCTTCCAATGACTTCATCTACGTATTCGCAGCCCTGTATCTTATTTGGAGCATAGTTAGCAGCATGGGTGGTCCGGCAATGAACGCCCTTATTCTCGACTCTACAGATACGGAGAATCGAAAGAGAGTCTATGTTATCAGCTATTGGCTGGATAATATCTCAGTATCTGTGGGTATTGCTCTCGGTGGTCTCATGTATAAGAATCATCGGCTGGAGTTGTTCGCAATGCTGTCTCTGGCGCTAACCATTACTTCCTTGATATTTATATTCTTCTTGAAGGATAATCAGGTGAACCTGCTAGAGAGAACTCATATAAACCCATTTCGTGATATATTATCGAATTATGCTACTGCCGTCCGAGATAAGAAGTATCTAAAGTACGTTATAGGGTTGATTTTCTTCTTTTCAGCAGAGTTTGCCGTATCAAATTATATTGGTATTCGGCTAAAGGAGACATTCCATCCTGTGAGCTTTTTAGGATTGCAGATAGACGGAGTGCGGATGATGAGTGCTATTACCATTGAAAATACTCTAGTAGTTATTTCTTTGACCTTTCTGATCAGTTCCCTGGTGGAACGGGTTCCAAAACCAAAGGCTTACATACTTGGGATAATGTTTTACGGGCTGGGTTATGCTGCGTTAAATGTGGTCAACACCTGGTACGGAGTGTTGTTATTTGGATTGTTTGCAGTATTAGGAGAGCTGATATGCGTGCCAATACATATGACAGAACAGGCGAGGCTTATTCCCGATGATAAAAGGGCTTCTTATATAGCTTTCGGATCGTTATCTTTCAGTGGCGGAGACATGTTAGGCAGGCTCGGCATTGTTCTGGGAGCATACCTTATAGCTCCTATGATGGCAATATATACTGGATGTGTTGTAGCTCTGGGGGCATTCTTAGTTTCTGCCTCATTTTTTAGGGAAGAGCAAAAAAATGTGAAAGACATAGATGCCGGGTACGATGTTTAG
- a CDS encoding YsnF/AvaK domain-containing protein, translated as MSKKKRSNKTKNYKKLKLREEQLEISKELIQTGNVDVHREVINEEKTIIVPITREELVIEKKTANVEASSDKNSHTEVIRIPISEERIEVVKHLVKLEDVSVYRRQFQETQHIEEILKKEKLHVETLGDVKVHDNE; from the coding sequence ATGTCAAAGAAAAAGCGTTCCAACAAAACTAAAAACTACAAAAAGCTTAAGCTCCGAGAAGAACAGCTGGAAATCTCTAAAGAATTGATACAGACCGGAAATGTGGATGTCCATAGGGAAGTTATTAACGAGGAAAAGACTATTATCGTGCCCATAACTCGTGAGGAACTTGTAATAGAAAAGAAAACTGCTAATGTTGAGGCTTCCAGTGATAAAAATAGTCATACTGAGGTAATCCGAATCCCTATAAGTGAAGAACGCATAGAAGTTGTCAAGCATCTTGTAAAACTAGAGGATGTTTCTGTTTACAGGCGTCAATTCCAGGAAACCCAACATATTGAAGAGATCCTAAAAAAAGAAAAGCTCCATGTTGAAACCCTTGGAGATGTGAAAGTTCATGATAATGAGTAA
- a CDS encoding YsnF/AvaK domain-containing protein, with protein MKNFWGMFQDNDNNNEKETAEDGRLQLRQEELDVNKSRVQAGEVTLSKEVVEEQKAVDVPVTHEEVIIERRTINNESSDTPISSGETIRIPVSKEQVDVAKHTVVTGEVLARKHEVEETRHIEETLKKEEARINTEGDTNVVTDESTQDLS; from the coding sequence ATGAAAAATTTTTGGGGAATGTTTCAAGATAATGATAACAATAATGAAAAAGAGACAGCAGAGGATGGAAGACTCCAGCTTCGCCAAGAAGAACTGGATGTAAATAAAAGCAGAGTACAGGCAGGGGAAGTAACCTTAAGCAAAGAAGTTGTGGAAGAACAGAAGGCAGTTGATGTCCCAGTTACCCATGAGGAAGTTATTATTGAGAGAAGAACAATAAATAATGAGAGCAGCGATACACCTATCAGTTCCGGAGAAACAATACGTATTCCTGTGAGCAAGGAACAAGTTGATGTTGCTAAGCATACAGTCGTAACCGGTGAAGTATTAGCCCGCAAGCATGAGGTTGAAGAGACAAGACATATAGAGGAAACCCTTAAGAAAGAAGAAGCTCGTATAAATACTGAAGGTGATACAAACGTAGTTACTGATGAATCAACTCAGGATCTTAGTTAA